One Manihot esculenta cultivar AM560-2 chromosome 6, M.esculenta_v8, whole genome shotgun sequence DNA segment encodes these proteins:
- the LOC110617094 gene encoding 21 kDa protein, whose protein sequence is MAKSILVLLLVSLLYSSTIAKSATPASSSTSASNFIKASCRTTTYPALCVQSLSAYATSIQQSPFQLTVTALSVSLDRAQSTKSFIYKLTKLKGVKAREMEAIKDCLEEIDDTVDRLSKSVKELKNLGESKGKDFQRHISNVETWVSAALTDENTCVDGFAGKALNGKLNSSIKARIVNVAQVTSNALALINKFASKN, encoded by the coding sequence ATGGCAAAATCTATCCTTGTTTTGCTGCTTGTCTCTTTGCTTTACAGTTCAACAATCGCAAAATCTGCAACCCCCGCAAGTTCCAGCACTAGTGCCTCAAATTTCATCAAGGCCTCCTGCAGAACCACCACCTACCCTGCACTGTGCGTCCAATCTCTGTCAGCTTATGCCACTTCCATCCAGCAAAGCCCGTTCCAACTAACCGTGACTGCGTTGTCCGTGAGCCTGGACAGGGCTCAGTCCACCAAGTCATTTATCTACAAGTTGACAAAGCTCAAGGGAGTGAAGGCCAGAGAGATGGAAGCTATCAAGGACTGTTTGGAGGAGATTGATGACACTGTGGACAGGCTCAGCAAGTCCGTTAAAGAGCTGAAGAACTTGGGTGAGTCCAAGGGTAAGGACTTCCAGCGGCACATAAGCAATGTGGAGACTTGGGTTAGTGCAGCTTTGACAGATGAGAACACTTGCGTTGATGGGTTTGCTGGTAAGGCTTTGAATGGGAAGTTGAATTCTTCGATTAAGGCAAGAATTGTAAATGTTGCTCAGGTGACTAGCAATGCACTAGCATTGATTAACAAGTTTGCCTCCAAGAACTAA
- the LOC110616892 gene encoding pentatricopeptide repeat-containing protein At4g25270, chloroplastic, translating into MVTIFQTSSMTLYASRSRKSRKQKQLERRHEREHLSRNRNTLSFPSSSPTPLLINYKPQTLTKLQALDNVVKDLEYSIGKGIKIDTQIFSSLLETCYQLNAIDHGIRIHHLTPTNLLRKNPGIASKLLRLYASCGLMDEAHKLFDEMAKRNESAFAWNSVIAGYAELGLYEDAIALYFQMEEEGVEPDQFTFPRVLKACGGLGLIQVGEAVHRDLVRLGFASNGYALNALVDMYAKCGDIVKARRIFDKIPCKVSVSWNSMLTGYIRHGLRVEALQTFRMMLQDGIELDSVAISSILANVSSPQLGFQIHGWIVRRGMEWDLSITNSLILMYSSYGKLDRARWLFEHMPERDVVSWNSIISAHCRDPEVLSYFERMEKDVALPDNITFVSILSACAHLGLVKDGEKLFALMRKKYRIEPIMEHYACMVNLYGRAGLISEAYAIITDKMEFDAGPTVWGALLYACYLHTNVDIAEIAAQTLFELEPDNEHNFELLMKIYGDAGRLEDVERVKTMMIDRGL; encoded by the coding sequence ATGGTAACCATTTTCCAGACGTCTTCAATGACCCTCTATGCTTCCAGAAGCAGGAAAAGCAGGAAACAGAAGCAACTAGAACGAAGACACGAACGAGAACACCTGAGCAGAAATAGAAATACCCTTTCTTTCCCAAGTTCAAGCCCAACCCCACTGCTAATCAACTACAAACCTCAAACCCTGACCAAACTACAAGCCTTAGACAATGTCGTTAAAGACCTCGAATATTCTATTGGAAAGGGTATAAAAATTGATACCCAAATCTTCTCTTCCCTTTTAGAGACATGCTACCAGTTAAATGCTATTGATCACGGTATCAGGATTCACCACCTGACACCCACCAATCTTTTACGTAAAAACCCGGGCATTGCGTCGAAATTACTCAGGCTATACGCCTCCTGTGGACTTATGGATGAAGCTCACAAGTTGTTTGATGAAATGGCTAAGAGGAATGAGTCAGCCTTTGCTTGGAACTCGGTCATTGCAGGGTATGCTGAACTGGGTCTATATGAAGATGCCATCGCGCTTTATTTTCAAATGGAAGAAGAAGGTGTTGAACCGGACCAGTTCACTTTTCCTCGCGTGTTGAAAGCTTGTGGGGGACTTGGTTTAATTCAAGTAGGTGAGGCAGTTCACAGGGATTTAGTCCGATTGGGGTTTGCAAGTAATGGGTATGCGCTAAATGCGCTTGTTGATATGTACGCTAAATGTGGTGACATTGTTAAGGCTCGAAGGATATTTGACAAGATCCCTTGTAAGGTCTCTGTTTCCTGGAATTCCATGCTCACGGGTTACATTCGGCATGGGCTCCGAGTGGAGGCATTGCAAACTTTCCGTATGATGCTTCAAGATGGAATTGAGTTGGATTCAGTGGCAATTTCCTCAATTCTTGCCAACGTATCTTCTCCACAGCTAGGATTTCAAATTCATGGATGGATAGTTAGGAGAGGAATGGAGTGGGATTTATCCATTACTAATTCCTTGATTCTTATGTACTCGAGTTATGGGAAGTTGGATCGAGCACGTTGGTTGTTTGAGCATATGCCGGAAAGGGATGTCGTATCATGGAATTCCATAATTTCTGCTCATTGTAGAGACCCTGAAGTGTTATCTTACTTTGAGAGAATGGAGAAGGATGTTGCTTTGCCTGACAATATCACATTTGTGTCGATACTGTCTGCTTGCGCTCATCTGGGTTTGGTAAAGGATGGAGAGAAACTTTTTGCATTGATGAGAAAGAAGTATAGAATAGAACCCATCATGGAACACTATGCTTGTATGGTGAATCTTTATGGGAGAGCAGGTCTAATCAGTGAGGCGTATGCCATAATAACAGACAAAATGGAATTTGATGCGGGCCCAACTGTGTGGGGAGCATTGTTATATGCTTGTTACCTGCATACGAATGTAGATATAGCAGAGAttgctgctcaaactctatttgAGCTGGAGCCAGATAATGAACACAACTTTGAGCTTTTGATGAAGATATATGGTGATGCAGGCAGGTTGGAGGATGTAGAGAGAGTGAAAACAATGATGATCGATAGGGGATTGTGA
- the LOC110616910 gene encoding MYB-like transcription factor ODO1 — translation MGRQPCCDKFGVKKGPWTAEEDKKLVNFILTHGQCCWRAVPKLAGLRRCGKSCRLRWTNYLRPDLKRGLLNEAEEQLVIDLHARLGNRWSKIAARLPGRTDNEIKNHWNTHIKKKLIKMGIDPVTHEPLHKQANPEAAPCKNIKYDGDQQEIPNNNYAQASSFSSDSSSTTLTESSEPVSDDDPLMSYILSNTFLEDSTWDFHFPVMREEYCEFGMSSSEGIGDDYFGLGRFNDVDLSALDMSNKH, via the exons ATGGGGAGGCAACCTTGTTGTGACAAGTTTGGAGTGAAAAAAGGGCCTTGGACAGCTGAGGAAGACAAGAAGTTGGTCAATTTTATTCTCACACATGGCCAATGTTGTTGGCGTGCAGTTCCTAAGCTTGCTGGTCTCCGCCGCTGTGGCAAGAGCTGCCGTCTCCGTTGGACCAATTATCTCCGCCCGGACTTGAAGAGAGGCCTTCTTAATGAAGCGGAGGAACAACTCGTCATTGATCTTCATGCCCGTCTAGGCAACAG GTGGTCCAAGATTGCTGCAAGGTTGCCTGGAAGAACAGATAACGAGATCAAGAATCATTGGAATACCCACATCAAGAAGAAGCTTATTAAGATGGGGATTGATCCAGTCACACACGAGCCTCTCCATAAACAAGCCAACCCAGAAGCAGCAccttgtaaaaatattaaatacgaTGGTGATCAGCAGGAGATACCAAACAATAATTACGCCCAAGCCTCCTCATTCTCCAGCGACAGCTCTAGCACCACCCTGACTGAATCATCGGAGCCTGTTAGCGACGATGATCCTCTGATGAGTTACATACTGTCAAACACTTTTCTCGAAGATTCAACATGGGATTTTCATTTTCCTGTAATGAGAGAAGAATATTGTGAATTTGGAATGTCCTCATCAGAGGGTATCGGAGATGACTACTTTGGACTTGGCCGATTCAATGATGTGGACTTGAGTGCATTAGACATGAGCAACAAGCATTAA